One Natronosalvus rutilus DNA segment encodes these proteins:
- a CDS encoding helix-hairpin-helix domain-containing protein has protein sequence MSELADRLEEVNGIGEATAAVIAGEFDSTEELREVVTDIPAGYSPARLSKLDGFSPDRARKLAIAIDEAGVLETPDLLWGAPGNAHVQHIFGEDGRSLCGKYGFYPTGRGTPVQEGAAYVDGEDCKECCRKADPVTVDAEGGEDDE, from the coding sequence ATGAGTGAGCTCGCTGATCGCCTCGAGGAAGTCAACGGCATCGGTGAGGCGACGGCCGCGGTGATCGCCGGCGAGTTCGACAGCACCGAGGAGCTGCGTGAGGTCGTGACCGACATCCCGGCCGGCTACTCGCCCGCCCGACTCTCGAAGCTCGACGGCTTCAGTCCTGACCGGGCCCGGAAGCTCGCCATCGCCATCGACGAGGCCGGCGTCCTGGAGACGCCCGACCTCCTTTGGGGTGCGCCAGGGAACGCCCACGTCCAGCACATCTTCGGCGAGGACGGCCGCAGTCTCTGCGGGAAGTACGGCTTCTACCCGACCGGGCGCGGGACGCCCGTCCAGGAGGGAGCCGCCTACGTCGACGGTGAGGACTGCAAGGAGTGCTGCCGGAAGGCCGACCCGGTAACAGTCGACG
- a CDS encoding DUF7389 domain-containing protein produces the protein MVTGNHDTTDEPNQNQATLTDGDDTDSLEYEAGRKEPLDHGVKVRAKVKRGTATRDQDELLLEGRGEDAEEAAADFEAALTMAEENGWTDRLRALQPDEADEEGDA, from the coding sequence ATGGTAACAGGCAATCACGACACGACGGACGAACCGAACCAGAACCAGGCGACCCTCACCGACGGCGACGACACCGACTCACTCGAGTACGAGGCCGGCCGGAAGGAGCCCCTCGATCACGGCGTGAAGGTCCGGGCGAAGGTCAAGCGCGGCACCGCCACCCGCGATCAGGACGAGCTCCTCCTCGAGGGCCGCGGCGAGGACGCCGAGGAGGCGGCCGCTGACTTCGAGGCGGCGCTGACGATGGCCGAGGAGAACGGATGGACCGACCGGCTTCGGGCCCTCCAGCCAGACGAGGCGGACGAGGAGGGCGATGCCTAA
- a CDS encoding J domain-containing protein produces MTDTGIDWPPELPRTPEGKRSSTSAYQANLGQTTKQLAREMDRLGADKFRASIGNGHTKSNGLPLHNARPDDPGFVLRWTKDGDQFVVGCDDYTHLRDNVREVFMWMKETRKAGDRKVKTGQSQFAAAALPAADDDAVVAEEPPHEVLGVAPDADPEIVSTVARKLKARHHPEGAEPDSTRFKRVCKAEEALVDE; encoded by the coding sequence ATGACTGACACCGGCATCGACTGGCCACCAGAGCTCCCGCGGACGCCCGAAGGGAAGCGCTCGTCGACGAGCGCCTACCAGGCGAACCTCGGGCAGACGACCAAGCAGCTCGCCCGCGAAATGGACCGCCTGGGCGCTGACAAGTTCCGGGCATCCATCGGGAACGGCCACACCAAATCGAACGGGCTCCCGCTGCACAACGCCCGCCCTGACGACCCCGGCTTCGTTCTCCGGTGGACGAAGGACGGCGATCAGTTCGTGGTGGGGTGTGACGACTACACCCACCTCCGCGACAACGTCAGGGAGGTATTCATGTGGATGAAGGAGACCCGGAAGGCCGGCGACCGGAAGGTGAAAACCGGGCAGTCGCAGTTCGCTGCGGCGGCTCTCCCGGCAGCGGACGACGACGCCGTCGTCGCCGAGGAGCCACCTCACGAGGTCCTGGGCGTGGCACCCGACGCCGACCCGGAGATCGTGAGCACGGTCGCCCGGAAGCTGAAGGCGCGGCATCACCCGGAGGGGGCGGAGCCGGACAGCACCCGCTTCAAGCGGGTGTGCAAGGCCGAGGAAGCCCTCGTCGATGAGTAA